One Drosophila subobscura isolate 14011-0131.10 chromosome U, UCBerk_Dsub_1.0, whole genome shotgun sequence DNA window includes the following coding sequences:
- the LOC117901526 gene encoding kinesin-like protein KIN-7I isoform X2, whose product MSAKSSIQVCIKVRPCEAGDSSVWEVKEGRSIHLIDSQADPCVFDYVFDQTAHNQEVFDRMAKHIVHACMQGFNGTIFAYGQTSSGKTYTMMGDNQNLGVMVLAAKEIFKQIANENDRDFLLRVGYIEIYNEKIYDLLNKKNQDLKIHEAGNGIVNVNCEECIITSESDLLRFLCMGNKERTVGETNMNERSSRSHAIFRIIIESRKSDRTDDDAVIQSVLNLVDLAGSERADQTGARGARLKEGGHINKSLLFLSNVIKNLSENVDNKYISFRDSKLTRILQASLGGNAFTSIICTIKPSIIEESQSTINFAMRAKKIRIKPEVNEMVSDATMMKRLEREIKELKDRLAEEQRKNESQLKVKQLENRIQNDMHKIITSNSLNDKRLQKRRRTWCPATSIPEGGLPTPLSCIPAEPSQERQSKVSQLPKPVFFPNSHISHRADNGPKTVNIMKSLDIGTDEEFAPAELIDFGCGPSDALRTREQSRVLPALALTPNIGQMGVASLVEKTKNDRLELQMFTSLEKHFEGDWENSQALTAKLSEVTAQRDELESESQKNAQRCDALQAELQAANAKNLEYEEQLKTMKETMQKLELDNREAVSLEFEYQSHKTKSKLRETDLLSALSEKDLTIENLQKSLDELSRDVLRNSKEEQMRSPIVDTSLPETICDKCVEFERLLADVNAKLESVQLSFSQKTEDCERLNILISTAHDDMAVLQGKYDGLELNWQSQQQAIQAMEADCNELQQKFQKLQQEYEDLGRTSKANKDQCLQLEAENTALQAEIVTLKERVEEAQRLLLETSNEKAFAEQLKAQNEELKKELSEVQSSFQEMQREYDCLSNELMESVEECDSLRSECNALREELKQRSMPSYDIESMKSSGVGTECSEADLESETDSGFLEKFAKLSDSLHEIELQHRSGCSRLFRATKIQEHNVPGLKLCLESATDIHTVAHTLNDDAADSVCLKGVLRQHRFQIIRLTQESAPAQEDAEKRRLLDHIAQLENEIAQKNMLIDATEGNINEMREQMTNLESALLEKSVIVNKVESYQRQIESLEKQNAEITIVCEELQEKVKENTMSESLMLSPGDDTLPGNTSTPLMLQDQESAEIAALKASLSELMDKVAELQGKVENQLSQMQQKDNHIDVLRAEIEELNERCISMEVKQVELQSNASQQQQLLERQAEKLSDDVRRIDQLQETNAKLVERSIKAEDSLTVMQERLLHDNRIESLEESLKSARDRVETLEEELKSGRDCIEAREEDLKSAGYRIHTLEEDLKIARDRVEALEDELKSGREGKETLEKELKSAGDRVEKLEEELKSAKDRIEASEEDLKSARDRIVTLEESIKSARDHIETLERDLHSARDVIDANEKQKTDELNALKLEYLDKIEQSENEYRSNFRKYNAEWEEGKERYEQSVSRLMADQAKAAAQHQAELEDIRTEQNAVLEQLKQEKLELESLYAKSQELVAKLQLQLNARDRSSTELLDDMTATAQQRIQELEERCEKHILDYEQLRSKFQSDLEKLTEEKVALHSEMKDVEAQHTITLEKIHLLEQHLETLSKQTCSEKAELLDKIETFTLKNSDLSAELKRVQKKARDFDDLFSQHQQLQACLSEATGVNISLREQVESLQCELNSAQEKQSKQNVEIEELRSKLKGALEAQTFASTQETVLKNQLQEMEAKMIAESVVFKREVEGLRGARNELELKLNSLKESKAKLESSNKDLEVTMKNAKNLQSLLQEEQELCSNLRDVSEKLEESNAQLVAQLKEKDAACASLQDSVSQQKLALEEANKKCSEVQQAQQSVEELKNECEMLRTTLQTKEEQICTLTKKAESNSELEDQLKLRETERNSLRVALVQQEKLLEEMSQQADEARKSVAEQTNECKRLQMALSTLESERDSLRNTVAQQDQTNAETKKQLMEMQQKDENSQKSVTALNKECDRLRTTMKKTETNYRTERERLNATVSSLLEDKRNLEEKLCTLNEIMEKLQADLTALQGLKANASNASFESNASSTSPASTDRLAVPRKSISFESDMRKNRRLSVHDDRRRQSYWNNVRDWGTMTDPVDNNCNCVELNRKLQECQRDLFIRESQVTALNIELKNHPLKEENAQLRKRLLEDQEKARAEVKRLKMKNQDLTSRINDLTAAAAASESLQAAQGQACRITPAMTSVDTQTESDLETVLEKINQKYQDSLKLCRFRYSLIQDLEQRLKQNENTDTSNMTSLTAGQINALKTQCESQKKELSAMNEKYEYAKRVLKMRKDEVVEMRNKIAAYEAASSAK is encoded by the exons CAAGAGCGATCGCACTGACGACGATGCCGTCATTCAGAGCGTCCTGAATTTGGTAGACTTGGCCGGTTCGGAGCGGGCAGATCAGACGGGTGCGCGCGGTGCTCGCCTCAAGGAGGGCGGCCACATCAACAAGAGTCTGCTGTTCCTCAGCAATGTGATCAAGAATTTGTCTGAAAACGTTGACAACAAGTACATAAGCTTCCGCGACTCCAAGTTGACGCGAATACTGCAAGCCTCGCTGGGCGGCAACGCCTTTACGTCCATAATATGCACCATCAAACCCTCGATCATCGAGGAGTCGCAGTCGACCATCAATTTCGCCATGCGTGCCAAGAAGATCCGCATCAAGCCCGAGGTCAACGAGATGGTGTCCGATGCCACAATGATGAAGCGACTGGAGCGTGAGATTAAGGAGCTGAAGGACCGCCTGGCCGAGGAGCAGCGCAAGAACGAGAGCCAGCTCAAGGTGAAGCAGCTTGAGAACCGCATTCAGAACGACATGCACAAGATCATTACCAGCAACTCGCTGAACGACAAGCGGTTGCAGAAGCGTCGCCGCACCTGGTGTCCTGCCACCTCCATACCAGAGGGTGGCCTGCCCACACCGCTGTCCTGCATTCCGGCCGAGCCCAGCCAGGAGCGGCAATCGAAGGTGTCACAGCTGCCAAAGCCCGTTTTCTTTCCCAACTCTCACATCAGCCACCGCGCCGACAACGGTCCCAAGACCGTAAATATAATGAAGTCGCTGGACATTGGCACGGATGAGGAGTTCGCGCCAGCGGAGCTTATAGACTTTGGTTGCGGGCCATCGGATGCACTGAGGacgagagagcaaagcaggGTGCTGCCAGCGCTGGCTCTAACGCCCAACATTGGGCAGATGGGAGTGGCAAG CTTGGTggagaaaacgaaaaacgatcGCTTGGAGCTGCAAATGTTCACCTCGTTAGAGAAGCACTTTGAAGGGGACTGGGAAAATTCGCAGGCTCTGACAGCGAAGCTGTCCGAGGTCACAGCCCAGCGGGATGAGCTAGAGTCAGAGAGCCAAAAGAATGCACAGCG ATGCGATGCCCTGCAGGCCGAGCTACAGGCAGCCAATGCCAAGAACTTGGAGTAcgaggagcagctgaaaaCCATGAAGGAGACCATGCAGAAGTTGGAGTTGGACAACCGTGAGGCTGTTAGCTTGGAGTTCGAATATCAGTCCCACAAAACCAAGTCAAAGCTGCGAGAGACGGATCTACTGTCGGCCCTGTCCGAGAAGGATTTAACCATCGAGAATCTGCAGAAAAGTCTCGACGAATTGTCTCGCGATGTCCTGCGCAACAGCAAGGAGGAACAGATGCGCTCCCCCATAGTGGATACATCGCTGCCCGAGACAATCTGCGACAAGTGTGTGGAATTTGAACGTCTGCTGGCCGATGTCAACGCAAAGCTGGAGAGCGTTCAGCTGTCCTTTAGCCAGAAGACCGAGGACTGTGAACGCCTCAACATTCTAATATCCACAGCCCATGATGACATGGCTGTTCTGCAGGGAAAGTACGATGGGCTGGAGCTGAAttggcagagccagcagcaggccattCAAGCCATGGAGGCAGACTGCAATGAACTCCAGCAGAAGTTccaaaagctgcagcaggaatACGAGGATTTGGGACGAACCTCCAAGGCCAACAAAGATCAgtgcctgcagctggaggccGAAAACACGGCACTTCAGGCGGAGATTGTCACACTCAAAGAGCGCGTGGAGGAGGCGCAGCGCTTGCTCTTGGAAACTAGTAATGAAAAGGCCTTCGCGGAGCAACTGAAAGCGCAAAATGAAGAGCTCAAAAAAGAGCTTTCGGAGGTGCAGTCGAGCTTCCAGGAAATGCAGCGCGAATATGACTGCTTGTCCAACGAGCTAATGGAGAGCGTAGAGGAGTGTGATAGCTTGCGTAGCGAGTGCAACGCTTTGCGAgaggagctgaagcagcgCTCCATGCCCAGTTATGACATCGAGTCCATGAAGAGCTCTGGCGTCGGCACAGAGTGCAGTGAGGCTGATCTAGAGTCGGAGACAGATAGCGGATTTTTGGAGAAGTTTGCCAAGCTGTCAGATTCGCTGCACGAGATCGAGCTGCAGCACCGCTCGGGCTGCAGTCGCCTCTTCAGGGCTACCAAGATTCAGGAGCACAATGTGCCCGGGCTGAAGCTCTGCCTCGAGTCTGCTACAGACATACACACCGTCGCGCACACGCTCAATGACGATGCAGCCGATTCCGTGTGCCTGAAGGGCGTGCTGCGACAGCATAGGTTCCAGATCATCAGGCTGACCCAGGAGTCTGCACCCGCTCAAGAAGATGCGGAGAAGAGACGCCTGCTCGACCACATTGCTCAGCTGGAGAATGAGATTGCGCAGAAGAACATGCTGATCGATGCCACGGAGGGAAATATCAACGAGATGCGCGAACAGATGACCAACCTGGAGTCGGCGCTACTGGAGAAGTCGGTGATAGTCAACAAGGTGGAGTCGTATCAGCGACAGATCGAGTCTCTAGAGAAGCAGAATGCTGAGATAACCATCGTCTgtgaggagctgcaggagaaggTGAAGGAGAACACAATGAGCGAGAGCCTCATGCTAAGTCCTGGCGACGATACGCTGCCCGGCAACACATCCACCCCTTTGATGCTACAGGACCAGGAGTCCGCAGAGATAGCTGCCCTCAAGGCATCCCTTTCCGAGCTGATGGACAAAGTCGCTGAGCTGCAAGGCAAAGTGGAGAACCAACTGTCTCAGATGCAGCAAAAGGACAACCACATCGATGTGCTGCGTGCAGAAATTGAGGAGCTGAACGAGCGCTGCATATCCATGGAGGTGAAGCAGGTGGAACTTCAGTcgaatgccagccagcagcagcagctcctcgaaCGACAAGCTGAGAAATTGTCAGACGACGTGCGACGCATCGATCAGCTGCAGGAAACCAACGCGAAGCTCGTAGAGCGCAGCATCAAGGCGGAAGACTCCCTGACGGTGATGCAGGAGCGTTTGCTTCACGACAATCGCATCGAGAGCCTGGAAGAATCACTGAAGAGTGCCAGAGATCGCGTCGAAACGCTTGAGGAAGAGCTGAAGAGTGGCAGAGATTGCATCGAGGCTCGCGAAGAGGACCTGAAGAGTGCCGGATATCGTATCCATACGCTTGAGGAAGACCTAAAGATTGCCAGAGATCGCGTCGAAGCGCTTGAGGACGAGCTGAAGAGTGGCAGAGAAGGCAAGGAGACGCTTGAGAAAGAGCTGAAGAGTGCCGGAGATCGCGTCGAAAAGCTTGAAGAAGAGCTGAAGAGTGCCAAAGATCGCATCGAGGCTAGTGAGGAAGACCTGAAGAGTGCCAGAG ATCGCATCGTGACCTTGGAAGAATCCATAAAGAGTGCCAGAGATCACATCGAGACGCTCGAGCGGGACCTGCACAGTGCCAGAGATGTAATAGACGCCAATGAGAAGCAGAAAACGGACGAGCTGAACGCCCTGAAGCTCGAGTATCTTGATAAAATAGAGCAAAGCGAGAACGAATATCGCAGCAACTTCCGCAAATACAACGCGGAATGGGAGGAGGGCAAGGAACGCTACGAACAAAGCGTGTCCAGGCTGATGGCAGACCAAGCCAAGGCAGCAGCTCAACATCAGGCAGAGCTAGAGGACatcagaacagagcagaatgCGGTCTTGGAACAGCTGAAGCAGGAGAAGCTCGAGCTGGAGTCGCTGTACGCGAAGAGCCAGGAATTGGTGGCGAAGCTACAATTGCAGCTCAACGCCCGAGACCGCAGCTCCACCGAACTGCTAGATGATATGACAGCCACTGCACAGCAGCGGATTCAGGAGCTTGAAGAGCGATGTGAGAAGCACATTTTGGATTATGAACAGCTGCGTTCGAAATTCCAATCAGACTTGGAAAAGCTGACAGAGGAGAAGGTGGCCCTGCATTCCGAAATGAAAGATGTGGAGGCGCAGCACACGATCACTTTGGAGAAGATTCatctgctggagcagcatCTGGAGACACTAAGCAAACAGACATGCTCCGAGAAGGCTgaactactcgacaaaattgAGACTTTCACGTTGAAGAACAGTGACCTGAGTGCAGAGCTGAAGCGGGTTCAAAAGAAGGCTCGGGACTTTGACGACTTATTCTCCCAGCATCAGCAGTTGCAGGCATGCTTGTCCGAAGCCACAGGGGTCAACATTTCGTTAAGAGAACAAGTGGAGAGTCTTCAGTGTGAGCTCAACAGTGCCCAGGAAAaacagagcaaacaaaacgttGAAATCGAAGAACTTCGATCGAAGCTGAAGGGCGCTTTGGAAGCACAGACCTTTGCGAGCACACAGGAGACTGTTCTGAAAAATCAGCTGCAGGAAATGGAAGCCAAGATGATTGCTGAGTCCGTGGTGTTCAAACGGGAGGTGGAAGGATTGAGGGGCGCAAGGAACGAGctagagctgaagctgaattCGCTGAAAGAGAGTAAAGCGAAGTTGGAGTCGAGCAATAAAGACCTGGAAGTGACaatgaaaaatgccaaaaacctTCAATCTTTGCTGCAAGAGGAGCAAGAACTGTGTTCTAATTTGCGCGACGTCTCCGAAAAACTGGAGGAATCCAATGCGCAGCTTGTGGCTCAACTTAAGGAAAAGGATGCAGCTTGTGCGTCCCTCCAGGATTCCGTGTCTCAGCAGAAATTGGCACTCGAAGAAGCCAACAAGAAATGCTCGGAAGTGCAGCAGGCCCAACAGTCAGTGGAGGAACTCAAAAATGAATGTGAAATGCTGCGAACAACTCTG caaaccaaagaagagcAGATTTGTACGTTGACCAAAAAGGCTGAATCTAATTCGGAGCTAGAGGATCAACTTAAATTGAGGGAGACAGAACGTAACTCTCTTCGCGTAGCATTGGtgcagcaggaaaaactgCTTGAAGAAATGAGCCAGCAAGCTGACGAGGCTCGGAAGTCAGTAGCTGAGCAGACTAACGAGTGTAAAAGGCTACAAATGGCACTG AGCACCCTTGAGTCGGAGCGTGATTCTTTGCGTAATACAGTGGCGCAGCAGGACCAAACTAACGCTGAAACTAAAAAGCAATTGATGGAAATGCAACAGAAAGATGAAAACAGTCAAAAGTCAGTGACGGCACTCAACAAAGAATGCGACAGGCTACGCACAACAATG AAAAAGACTGAGACTAATTATCGCACTGAAAGGGAACGCCTAAACGCCACTGTGTCAAGTCTTTTGGAGGACAAGCGAAACCTAGAAGAAAAGCTGTGCACTCTGAATGAAATTATGGAGAAACTACAGGCCGACTTGACTGCTCTTCAGGGACTCAAAGCGAACGCCAGCAATGCCTCCTTTGAGTCCAATGCATCCAGCACGTCGCCGGCTTCCACAGATCGCCTTGCTGTTCCCAGG AAATCTATAAGCTTTGAGTCTGACATGCGTAAGAACCGACGCCTAAGTGTACACGATGATCGTCGCAGGCAGTCCTACTGGAACAATGTGCGTGATTGGGGAACCATGACGGATCCTGTGG ACAACAATTGCAACTGTGTGGAGCTCAACCGCAAGCTGCAGGAATGCCAGCGAGATCTCTTTATACGGGAGAGCCAGGTGACTGCGTTGAACATCGAGCTCAAGAACCATCCACTTAAGGAGGAGAATGCACAGCTTCGTAAACGTCTTTTGGAGGACCAGGAAAAAGCGCGTGCCGAAGTGAAACGTCTTAAAATGAAGAATCAAGATCTCACTAGCCGTATCAATGATTTGACTGCCGCGGCAGCTGCATCAGAGTCTCTGCAAGCGGCCCAAGGCCAAGCATGCAGAATAACTCCCGCGATGACCTCGGTAGATACACAGACGGAGTCTGACTTGGAGACGGTGCTGGAAAAGATAAACCAAAAGTATCAAGACTCACTTAAGTTGTGCCGTTTCCGCTACTCTCTGATCCAAGATTTGGAGCAGAGActaaagcaaaacgaaaacaccGACACCTCCAACATGACATCCCTCACAGCCGGTCAAATCAATGCACTGAAG ACCCAATGCGAGTCGCAAAAGAAGGAACTGTCTGCCATGAACGAGAAGTACGAGTACGCGAAACGTGTGCTGAAGATGCGCAAAGATGAGGTGGTCGAGATGCGAAACAAAATAGCTGCATACGAAGCAGCCTCTTCAGCTAAATAA